The Procambarus clarkii isolate CNS0578487 chromosome 18, FALCON_Pclarkii_2.0, whole genome shotgun sequence genome segment gcactcggatagttatcttgggcatagcattttaccaaatcacctcattctttggggcaacacgtgaggaacacaaatgcgaacaagcccttgttttggcttgttcgcatttgtgttcctcacgtgttgccccaaagaatgaggtgatttggtaaaatgctatgcccaagattaactatccgagtgccggcggtgggagtggttcaaatagcctcggctatcacctcattttgtccggtcgtgatggtcaagtggattaaggcgtccttgtacataccagatgcgttgcttctgggagtatgggttcgagtcacttctggggtgtgagttttcagttgcatatgtcctggggaccattcaggcttgttcgcatatatatatatatatatatatatatatatatatatatatatatatatatatatatatatatatatatatatatatatatattcatatatgtgTGTTCCTGAATTccattaaaaaatataaattttttacatttcttttcattcatatacatattcagttcactattttcaatatataTTTTAGATATCTGGTACTAAAATTAACTTATTAATCTCACCTGACATTAATACACCGATTATTCTATAGTACTTCTAAACTTAAATCGGATTAAACGAATATTATATTGTCTCTTAAGCAATCATTCAAATTTAATAATATTGTGATATTTATAAACATTAATGTTATgaacaaaatccacaagggccgtgacgatggttcgtcacggcccttgtggatgcgttcatttgatgcatcacgctattgtgatttctgtgtgtaattaatGGTATGATGCAGCAAACAAACACAATAATTATGCTTAATCGTTCAGTTCAACGTGTATGGCAGGGGAAGTTGCCATATagtaataggtaaaaaaatattcagttttaaaatgaaaatgaaaGGCGGGATGTAAATCAACTTCTATTATATTCAAGGCATATATCCAAATTGTTGTATATTATATACCAGGCATGAAATCCATATTGTATACATTATTTTCTAAAAAATAAAATCTAAAGTACTGTGTATTCACAAATGGGATTCATTGCTAGAGCGCAATCGGCGTCGACGAAGTAGTAGTTATGGTCGCTCGTGATGGCCAGACAGTTCTCGGCGCTGCCACCGTTGGGTTCCTGGTCGTCCGAACACGTGAGCCAGAGAGGCATGCGCATCCTCACCGTCTTCCCGTTGACCCACTTCCACACCCCTTCCGTCACCTCGTCCGTCGCTCCAATCCAGAATTCCGTGGTTGAGAACTCTGCAACAGACCGAGTGTTAGGGTGCAAATGTATTTCAGTGCGtaagtatttttattttttaactagctgtacccggccaagcGTTGCTGTGGCTGAGCATCGTGTGGGCGTTGGTGAGCCACAGTAACCCTCCTCTGTTCCCACCCCACCGTTCTTCCCATAATTACCCCCTCattcgtcccctcatcctcctcaccattccccctcgtcctccccatcattcccccacTACCCCGTCCCATTGtcctcccacaccatccctctctccccatcccctcgtcctcccaccatTTTCCCcctcccagtcccctcgtcctccccatcatccctcactcccacgtcccctcgtcctccccactattccccattCCCCGTCCGATGCGTTCCCAAATATTCTGATGTTCCcaccagaaaaatgggaacatcatatgatctgatgttctcatcactgaaaaataacaagaacagttaaaaaacgagatgaaaaacaattaaaaaataacaaactaaattatattcacgaaatgaacggtatggtaaacgacacagctcaattccaacgcaatgtcacacgaaataattaaatcaaaatgaaaatgaatcgaAATCTATACAAATTCAATTtaacaatgcaatcggaaacattgaaaaggaatcgtaaaatatttagtatagcatatgtTGCTTTtccgtccaacagatggtgctgtttttcaaaaaagcatgtttttaactgtcacagacgtgacatctatatagtaggtatatgaagaCACGAGCGTATTTGAAtggaactttgtgtcaaaatttcaaagcaatcggcgaagaactttcggagatttgcgGTTTTGAacaaaacgaacatttacatttgtatttatatagaaGATTATTGAAAATACAATTTTGCACAATAGTCTTTTCTTCAAGAATATGAACCCAGAATATTGGTACAGGCAGTTGATGTATGGGCACAAAACAACAGTCAAGCTTCATACATGATCTAAAATCATTCGCTACTTGTGATAGGCTAGTATGAGACGCCTCCAAACACGACAGTTCAAGCAGAAGCAACTCACCACCATCCAAGATGTAGTCCGTAAGAGCCTCCATGAAGGTGGAGTCGTCAATAACGACCAGTTTGCCCCCGAGTGTCTCGCAGAAGTATCCCATGTCGTGCCAGGCGCCAGCCTCGGCCACCGCGAACAGAATGCAGCGACCTCCAACTGCTTTGTACGGCAAAGGGCAGGCTGGAATTCAAAAGAAATCATGACACCAAAAATATGGGTTGCAGAGCAATGTTATTATTTTTTCGCAAGGCTAATAATGTCAGGGCAAGTGGAAATGGTCTATTGCAGCCACCGACTTTATTCTACATACtttttgtgaagtaatggactgtttgaggtgaattaatataatataatattatacttTACTCGTGGGGAGTGGGGTATTATATGTGAATGAATATAAATATTTCAAATCGATCATTAATAAGTATATGAGGTTGTAACGGGAGAAGTATTTTAGTATCAGTTGTAATTAATTCTATGATTTCTTACTTTCCCTTTTGTGGTTTGGCCATGttccttcactcgatcctcaggtcccagctccttgtcctcacatcactTTCAAGTGCTACATAGCCATGTTTACTTTGTCCTTAATcctgataattatttacttactGACTCGCTCGTCGTTAATCCTATCCACTTTTCCTATTCTTTAATTAGTTGGCACCTAAATCTTCTTCTCCTAGTTTATCCCATTTTCTTAAACTAAACGAGTAATTTCCCTGTCTGAATCCCTCCTGAGACTaccgatgtgtgtgtgtactcaccaagttgtgttcaCGGGtgtcgagctttggctctttggtccagcctctcaactgttactcaactggtgtacagattctgaagcctactgggctctatcatatatacatttgaaactgcctATATGGAGGATATAGGCAGTTTATAGAGGCtgcctgcaccacatcactgcctaacgcaGTCTATttattaactaatctgacactgaaaacattttttctaatgtcttggtggctcatttgggtactaagtttccacctgtgtccccttgttcgtgttccacccgtgctaaatagtttgactTTGAACACCTGTCAGTTCCTCTGAAAATGTTATTGgtggtacctgatcaaccaggctgtgactcatacgtcaggctgcgagcagccgcgtctaacatcctggttgatcagtccagcaaccaggaggcctggtcgacgaccgggccgcggggacactaagccccggaagcacctcaaggtaggtggttATCATCTCTTCCGTACTTCTCTGTCTTCcatggacgtgaggtttagctcccgtaacctttcctcgtaactttatcttgagtttatcttgagatgatttcgtccccgcggcccggtcctcgaccaggcctcctttttattacacaccccccaggaagcagctgtctaacttccaggtacctatttactgttaggtgaacagagcatcagggtgaaagaaactctgtccatgtgtttccgcctccgccggggatcgaacccggaaccttaggactacgaataccgagctctgtccactcagccgtcacacCCCttagtagctcatacctctcagttctgggattaGTATGGTGGCATTCCTCTGTATCTTCCCTAACTTTgtcatgtgtttaactaggtatgaactccaggctggagctgcatattccaggattagtctgatataagtggtatacaaagtcttgaacgattccttacacaagtttctaaaggtagttcttTGTTGGCAAATCTATCTAGTATATGCCgctaatgatatccttttgatgtgggcctctggggacaagttgtgtgttgtgtgtgtgttgtgtgtgtgtgtgtgtgtgtgtgtgtgtgtgtgtgtgtgtgtgtgttgtgtgtgtttgtgtatgtgtgtgtgtgtgtgtgtgtgtgtgtgtgtgtgtgtgtgtgtgtgtgtgttcaacttACTTATATCCGCAGCAGGATATCTGGCCTTGTTTATTGGAGAATCGCCATAGACCAAGACGGAACCTATGAACAAAGATACATAATTAGCTACATGGTTTTCAGTTGAATACCTGCCTTGTACACTTCACAGTGGTAGTTTACATAGTTTACTCACACATTCGTTACAAATTTAAAGATGCGGAAAGTAATCTGAAAAAAAGAGTAACTGAAAACAGCCTTACCTAACAACAGAAGAAAAGCTTCCACATTCATCTTGCTGTAAGTTTTTTTCCTCCTGTTGCAGTTTTGTGTTGACGATGATGTCGTCTGACGTGTGTGTGTTACTCTCTGGCCATTATATACACCAGCGTTGAGGGGGAGGATGataaggagggagaggggggggggtggagagaaaAACAAAATGATGAAACGAGGGGGTACTAATAACGGTCGGATCACCTGGTGCTTCTCAGAGTTATCGTGAGAATCAGTCACACGAATAAAATTGTCTAGTTTCTGGGCTTGTTGATACTGTTGTGGAACATAAACTTGTTGAACATTGTGGAACTGTTGTGGAAGCTACACCGTATGTTGTGGAACATACGGTGTAGCTTTATGTTGTTGTGGTTAGAAATGGTGGTCCTACTGTCGTTCTTGTGGTAGAGACGGTGTTATCCTACTGTTGTGGTAGAGACGGTGTTATCCTACTGTTGTGGTAGAGACGGTGTTATCCTACTGTTGTGGTAAAGACGGTGTTATCCTACTGTTGTGGTAGAGACGGTGTTATCCTACTGTTGTGGTAGAGACGGTGTTATCCTACTGTTGTGGTAGAGACGGTGTTATCCTACTGTTGTGGTAGAGACGGTGTTATCCTACTGTTGTGGTAGAGACGGTGTTATCCTACTGTTGTGGTAGAGACGGTGTTATCCTACTGTTGTGGTAGAGACGGTGTTATCCTACTGTTGTGGTAGAGACGGTGTTATCCTACTGTTGTGGTAGAGACGGTGTTATCCTACTGTTGTGGTAGAGACGGTGTTTGCTACTGATGGTGTTGTGGTAGAGACGGTGTTTGCTACTGATGGTGTTGTGGTAGAGACCCTACTATTGCTGACAGGAAATAAATAAATGCACCCTTTCGTATATATCAAAACAGGTTCACGAAAGCAAATAAATCAACATCAGTGTACCCATATGGTATGGATTAACCCCTGCAAACACGCAAagtaactgtccctattttcagcgtattacaacttgaaataaagttgttatatctcGTTATAACGTTTttctgacgtattagaacgttgttacaacttgctaggaGGTCTtgcaacttgttcgaacgttgtaccaacgtcgtagtttcgtcgtgTGTTTCGCGGGTTAAGAGGCACTGACCTTGTGTTTCCTGTGATCTTATTCAGCTGTTGTATGGAACTTTTAAGTCAATCAACAAACCCTCGATAACAGGTGCAAGATATCACACGCGATGGGTTTTGTagctccctcctctctcccaacCCTCCTCTCTACCAACCTTCCTCTCTCCCAACCATCCTCTCTCCCAACCTTCCTCTCTACCAACCTTCCTCTCTACCAACCTTCCTCTCGCCCAACCCTCCTCTCTCCCAACCCTCCTCTCTCCCAACCTTCCTCTCTCCCAACCCTCCTCTCTCCCAACCCTCCTCTCTCCCAACCCTCCTCTCTCCCAACCCTCCTCTCTCCcaaccctcctctctctctcaaccttccTCTTTCTCTCAACCTTCCTCACTCCCTACCAACCTCTATTCCGTCCCTTCTATCTACCTCCCTCCGTGTCTCTTACacactccttccttctctctctctctgtattttTATTCCTCTTACCCACTTCTCTCCTGTTACATTTGCTCTCCATTTCTTTACCCCGTCCTTTTAACTCTAtccccatccccaccccccctctATAGCCACCCCTTCATTATCTCCCCCTTCCTCTTTCATATCACCATTCTCCCAttactccccccccacccctccttccctccttccctccttcccctgAGCCTCAGCCATGGGGTCCACAGTTCTCACTCTTATCTTTAATAGCGCTAATTccgaataattaaatatatataattataaaaaatATGTCAACCAAGAATATCTTGCTGTACCGGTTTTTAAATAgaagaaaaatataaataaaacgaGGTCCAATTACAAACACCAAGagtcactaccagcaccatcatcaaacaccaccatcaccgaaccttaccaccaccatcataagaccccaccaccatcactgtcatcTCCTGACACCATTCACTATCACCCTACCCCAACATCACTGTTTCCACAGAGCATAATCAACGTTATAGAAAGTTGCATGATTAATTTTCCCATTGCCAACGCTCCTATGAAATAAATCAGCAATTTAACATTTTTCCCGAagaaaataagtaattatcagaagaaggcAACAAAACCGAGAGGACTATGTCTTGTGTCGCTGGATATTCAAAATGCCTCCAATACGACAACAGAAGGCGATAAAACGAGCTATACTAAGAGTATCAGATTTATGCTTCCTACTCTCTTCTGATCCTATATCACAGCGAACACCAGAGTGGACAACACTCCCCCCACGCCACTCTCATTTTCCTAAATGTAAAATTGGATATGTTTATAACCATATAGAACCTCTATAGGTTCTGGGCTTGAAATAAGACTCTAAATCCAACAAACTTGTAGTCAGGAAATGTAATAGACATAGGGAAGCTGAAGTTTTTAAAGCTTAGGTTATACATACATTCGAGAGAGTTTGGTTGAGTATGAGTAAGAGATAAGGCAGATATGTGCCAGTTGGATTGATTTTGGGTTTATGGTTTATCATCCGGCAGGGGGCGGAGGGTTATTAAGCGCACCACAATATCCCAATGAGCATCAAGAAGATGGTTTGGTGTGATGCTGGGCTTAAAACCTATCAACAGCTCGAGGGTTACTAGGGGTAAGACGCCAGCTTACTAACCAACCATCAAGTATACTTAAGCCAGGAACATAGTTAAGAACTAAAATAAAGTCTGTCCATATACTTCAAGAAGAAGGATATATCCATTGAATATACTTGTTCTGATGGTAATGTTGTATATAAATAATCGGACTCCAGTTATAATATTGCATAATAATATACTTGTACGAATAGATGTATTTTATCCTGTTCTGATTGTATGATAAGATATATTGGAACTTTTTTTCGAACTGTTTACACTAGTATCTGTGAACACAAGGGCTGCCCAGCAGACATTCCTCTAAACTTGCCAAACCATCACATTCCTAATTAAGAGTCATTTAGAAAGTTCTGAGCATTTGTAAAAGTTTATGATCTTATctagagtaagtaattatcaaaagaaggtgccaAGTGGGGGAAGAAAGTAACTTATATATCTAATCTAAGTGAATTTAGATTTAGAGTCTTGGAAAGCTTTAATATTAAACTAAAAATAATCCGTTGTatgtgtttataatatatatatatatatatatatatacatgtatatcttgtaaccatcaaatacataataaagcacaaaaaaggaaggggggtggtaggaatatatatatatatatatatatatatatatatatatatatatatatatatatatatgtcgtacctagtagccagaacgcacttttcagcctactatgcaaggcccgatttgcctaataagccaagttttcatgaattaattgtttttcgactacctaacctacctaacctaacctaacctaactttttcagccacctaacctaacctaacctatagagataggttaggttaggttaggtagggttggttaggttcggtcatatatctacgttaattttaactccaataaaaaaaaattgacctcatacataatgaaatgggtagctttatcatttcataacaaaaaaatttgagaaaatatattcattcaggaaaacttggcttattaggcaaatcgggccttgcatagtaggctgagaagtgcgttctggctactaggtacgacatatatatatatatatatatatatatatatatatatatatatatatatatatatatatataacataatatcgtacctagtagccagaacgcacttcttagcctactatgcagggcccgatttgcctaataggtcgagtgattttctttattttcaataaattgtttccaattagtttatttgaattattactattatattatattaagaccataatttattgacttagttgtgttagtttagattaggttaagataggttaggttaggttaggtagggttggttaggttcggtcatatatcttcgttagttttaactcaaatttaaacaacttaacttatacgtaatgaaatggacagatttatcatttcataagaaaaaaaaatagaaaaatatataaattcaggaaaacttggcttattaggcaaattgggccttgcatagaaggctaagtatggcgttctggctactacgtacaATATATGTCTATATACGTCATTCTACCATACGGTCGTCTGGAAGGAAGAGAATAATTTGTACTATTgtgcttctctccccccccccccactagttatatatatatatatatatatatatatatatatatatatatatatatatatatatatatatatatatatatatatatatatatatatatatatatatatatatatatatatatgtcgtacctagtagccagaactcactttttggcctactattcaaggcccgatttgcctaataagccaagttttcatgaattaattgtttttcgactacctaacctacctaacctaacctaacctaactttttcggctacctaaccaaacctaacctataaagataggttaggttaggttaggtagggttggttaggttcggtcatatatctacgttaattttaactccaataaaagaaaattgacctcatacataatgaaatgggtagctgtatcatttcataagaaaaaaattagaaaaaatatattaattcaggaaaacttggcttattaggcaaatcgggccttgaatagtaggccaaaaagtgagttctggctactaggtacgacatatatatatatatatatatatatatatatatatatatatatatatatatatatatatatatataatgtgtgtgtgtgtgtgtgtgtgtgtttataatttGGGTTTTCGATTGTTTCCTTATCTTAAAATAAAGTACTTTAGATTTGTCTGCCCTTTTATTACGTGCGTTTTCTGTTTTTTGTCATTCTCGATTTCCTTACATTTAatttgttaaattatttaacataaTTAAACGATTTTTTTATTAACGTATTAGTTATTGTAAAAATGTATATTATTTGAATGGGTTTAATTAGAGTTTTTTTCAACTTATTAATTGCTCAATTATTGTGAATCGCATTGTCTAGTTGATGTTCAGTCGTTCAAGGGTCTATGTCTTCAGTTCAACTGCGAATCCAGGCCGACGGGGACGGGTGCTCTACAGGTTGTAGttttgatagttttttttttttttagcggtTTTGTTATTAAATTTAACATTTTTATTCAAACTTAATGTTTATTTTCTTATTGAATGTTTGAATTTGTTTTGCAGTTGGAAAGTGCTGTGCTGGTTTGTATGATTGTCTTATTGTTGAACTAATTAAGGAAACCACCAAACCATTGTGTATTAATTGTTATAATTAgtcatttatttttatttgttttcccCATCTCCCCAGGGATATAAATAGAAGCAAACCCAGCTTGTGTGTATACAAAGCTGGGTATAGTTGTGAACACGATTCGGGACTGAAGCATACCTGCTGGGTCGTCGGTAATATATTTTGTAATGGCCTTAGAACCCCTTGGGGTTGGTTAGGCCTGAAGTCCGACGCCAAACCTTTTGCAGTAAAGAAGTGTACAGAGGGGAGGGTTTAAGAAGGGTGTACGAAACTTTCATTTCGTAAAGTTAATTTACACTTGAACACTATATAGCTTGGCAAGCTTAAGCCTTTCAAAcattagtccccccccccccttttttttttttttttttctttttt includes the following:
- the LOC123754371 gene encoding perlucin-like protein, which encodes MNVEAFLLLLGSVLVYGDSPINKARYPAADITCPLPYKAVGGRCILFAVAEAGAWHDMGYFCETLGGKLVVIDDSTFMEALTDYILDGEFSTTEFWIGATDEVTEGVWKWVNGKTVRMRMPLWLTCSDDQEPNGGSAENCLAITSDHNYYFVDADCALAMNPICEYTVL